The Candidatus Latescibacterota bacterium genome has a window encoding:
- a CDS encoding T9SS type A sorting domain-containing protein yields the protein MRIIICGMVMVTLLLLLPPPASSQTTITRAVIGNGGGDTQNSTYQVDHTIGQPVIGKLVDAGSVHQVGFWYVPWYLVTGDEDINTIPVACRLYQNYPNPFNPVTTIRFALTGPSLVELKIYDVAGRVVRTLINKEMDAGLHEFPIDSRNLASGVYFYRLKAAGFSDTKKMILLR from the coding sequence ATGAGGATAATCATCTGCGGGATGGTGATGGTCACACTATTGTTGTTGCTGCCACCGCCGGCCTCGTCTCAGACGACGATCACGCGGGCTGTGATCGGTAACGGCGGAGGAGATACGCAGAATTCGACATACCAGGTCGATCATACGATCGGGCAACCTGTCATCGGCAAATTGGTCGACGCGGGCAGCGTCCATCAGGTCGGATTCTGGTACGTTCCATGGTACCTGGTCACGGGAGACGAGGATATCAATACTATCCCGGTCGCCTGCCGCCTGTATCAGAATTATCCCAATCCATTCAATCCTGTCACGACGATCCGGTTCGCGTTGACCGGGCCTTCCCTTGTGGAGTTGAAGATCTATGATGTGGCGGGCAGGGTCGTGAGGACACTAATCAATAAAGAGATGGATGCGGGGTTGCATGAATTTCCGATCGATTCCCGGAATCTGGCGAGTGGAGTCTATTTCTACAGGCTGAAAGCGGCAGGTTTCTCGGACACAAAAAAAATGATTTTGTTGAGGTAA